A single genomic interval of Dromiciops gliroides isolate mDroGli1 chromosome 1, mDroGli1.pri, whole genome shotgun sequence harbors:
- the LOC122735292 gene encoding 40S ribosomal protein S27-like: protein MPLAKDLVHPSPKEEKQKNKKKHLVQSPNSYFMDLKCPSCYKISTVFSHAQTMVLCVRCSIVLCQPTGGKARLTKGCSFRRKQH, encoded by the coding sequence ATGCCTCTAGCGAAAGATCTTGTGCACCCCTCTCCCaaggaggagaagcagaaaaacaagaaaaagcatcTGGTGCAGAGTCCGAACTCGTATTTCATGGATTTAAAGTGCCCGAGCTGCTATAAAATCAGCACTGTCTTCAGCCATGCACAAACGATGGTTCTCTGTGTCAGATGCTCCATTGTACTTTGTCAGCCTACAGGAGGAAAGGCAAGACTTACAAAAGGATGCTCCTTCAGAAGGAAGCAGCACTAA